The sequence GAATATCAGTCTTACCTTTATACGTATCTACAAATTAAAGAACATAGTTGCGTAGGGTAAAAATTACTTACATTTTGTGTTATACGTGTTTTAATTGAATCGTATTGTAATTTGAAATAAACAAATAAGCCTTCCAAGGATGATTTCTGTTAGTCATTTCTTCAAACGCGCAAATCTACATGTTATGTTTATCTGGATAAACAATATGTTGAAATTAAAGTAAACTTAATTTTTGATGATAAACATGTTTAATATACTTATTAATCTATTTATCAATTGTTAATAGAATCTGTTGAACTTTTTTGGATTCCGAAAAATTGATTTCTATCCAGCCAGTCTAAGGCGCAACATTGTGTATCCTTAAAGAAGTTTATCAATGTAAACCTTACTGGAATTATCAGAATTGGAATATGAATATTCTGAGTTAAATGGgtaatgaaatgaaatgaaatggaTAATAAAGAAACAGTTAAAAGGGAACTGTTTTAGTTGCTCAATGAAGAGAGGAGTTAAACGAACTTCAGTATTAGAAATTTAAAATAAGGATTATTCCAAAGGTAGTCTTTAGGGTCTGTCGTTAACACACATAAAAATACTGTAAAGTTAAAAAACCGTCACTCTGTTATTAATAAGTAAGTGAAGTGATATGCTGTTCAAAAAAAAGTAACCTCTATGTACAACACTTAGATTTAGAAGAATCctagaaataattttttttattgttatatgaaatattagATCTCTATAGGTTTTTTTAGCGGGAAAAGGTGTATGTCGCAGACTAAATTTTTTGACAGGTGTTGGTCTAATATCTATTTACTGTTGTTGGGATAGATTTGGTACAAACAAATGCCTTTAGCATCATCTTGAACTTTAATAAGAAACAAGGATCAATGATCAAATTGTAAAATTATTCTTTTAAACAATGGATGGAATTAAAATGTAAGAGTTGGTCAATAGAAACCTCAATGCATTGGGTTCACTCTTGGTTTTTGCAGTGATCCAACTGATTTCAAAAAGAGAGGTGTAAAAAGAATAGTGGCCATGGAAGGCGAGTACATCAGCAACATGAATGGTAGTGCTATAAAGGTCCCCGATGGACATTGTTGGGTCGAGGGGGACAATTCAGCTTTTAGCGTTGATTCAAGATCATATGGACCGGTATGATACCTTTATACTAAAATTCTGATATTAACGTCATATTAAATCCTATTGCTACATTTGCGGTGGAAAAAAAACATATTTAACAACAAATACAATCTTTTTCAAAAGATAAATTTGAGGTAAATGGTGTACCCTTTTGTTTAACAAAGATAAGtactcattttcacagattcatGAAGCCTATCATTTGTTATGAGCCATTTTAAATTGATGGGAGAGGTTTATATGGTCAATCATGTCAACTAACTTATTTTCCTGTGTGTCCTTTTGGCAAATAAGTTATATACATTAGAGCTGTATTTCTTGTTATGATATTTGAGCATTATAATTTAATATAAATTCTTAATGAGACTTGAAGATATGCATAAATGGGTGGGTCAACTCCAACTGGTTTTGTCCTGTTACCTACCCTTCCCATTTTACACTTCCTCAACATTCGGACTGCTAATCAGTTATTTAAAGGAGTAACAGTTTaaattttaaatcattatataaaAAAGATAATAAAGAAATAATGACACCCTCAGCTTGCAGAAAATAATGAATATATCACTCCTTTTGTCACATGAATTATCCTTAGAATATTACTCATTATTGCTTTTAAAGGTTGAACCAGAGGTAGTAGCCTATATTATAAGAGGAAAACGAAAGTTCATAACTAAGAAAACGAAAGCACAAAGGAGCGTAAAGGCTCAAAATTCTAACTTTGTGTGCACTATTAAAGTGGTGTTGAGTTGTAACAACCCGTCCCACATCGGATTGAGAAAGGAGCTGTGGGTTCCTTATAAGCTTAAAGTGGTGGCTAATCAATATCTGCCACTATGGTTTTTAGTTGAAACATGAAGATTTCCATTTAGTCCATTTGTTTAGTTTTAGGGGGCGTTACATATGATATCAGAGATTAGGGGATTGATGAATTCTCGAAATGGTCTATGCGAGATATTACCTGCTTGCTATCTGCATCTTTTTTGCCATGTCTTCTTCTTTATCTTTGCAGATGATAGATGGTTTCTCATAAAGTATATGTTGAACATTTGAGTAGTTGTCAACCAAATGTTTGGCAGAGGattttatataaattatttttttttatagtaaTTAAGAAGGATAATGATTTAAATATATTTTGTTTCAGATTCCATTGGGTTTGATTCTGGGAAGGGCCACTCATATCGTGTGGCCGCCACATAGAATGAGTAAAATTGATAGAAGAATCCCTCATGAAGGACTTGCGTTATAATCATTATTCATGCATGCATAATACTGCATTATTATGGTATTTCTGTGTGCAACATTTGTATCATTGTTTCTTGTTCTAAATAGTGATGAATTAATTAAAAGTGAATTCAAAGAGTTGTCTGCTTCTTCGATCGGTTTAATTGTTGTGTTTTAAATGGTTAAACATGTGAATAATGGTAATTGTAGTTATTAAATGAAGACTAGTTGTAGCAAATTTTGTTTTGATTGCAATTCAAGTTGTTTTGATCAAGTAGACAAGATTAAGTGGAAAAGGTAGGTGATGAAATAAAGGTCAATGGTTTTTGCGTTCTAGAAATGTGGTGTCGTAATCGATCTCAAGTCaatcatcatttatttatttattggccCGGTTATTTAGACCATGGTTGTCTTTCAAATACAGTAATAAAATATTTACGAGTAATAAGCATAGTTATtgttatcgtatttttatttaacGATTCCAAATGTACTTGCTATAATTAATTAACTTGAAAAACTTGTTAAGTTTGATTGTGTTTGATGAAATATAATGATTATAAGTGATGAATAATTCGAACTTTAAATGATTTATAAGTTCTAActtaaattaattataaataataataacttgtttgATAAATTTTTTTAATGAACTTTATTAATAATGTAAGATTAATGTATGTATTAAAtatttaaatgaataaataaaagATTAAGGATGttagataaatattttatatataatcttagaaggataattttatttattttttttttttttgaaaggcaacttGCATTAAACAACACTAGAGTTACAAACTAAGGGTTCAATACCCACCCAAAACATACAGGAACGAAAATAAAAACAACACTCGGTTGCGAAGAGAGCAACCAGCTAAAACATCATAGGAACACGAAAAAAACACGAGCTATCCTAGTACAATATCCACTAGCCGTTCAAATAAATATATGGAGTTGAGATCCACGATAACTACTCGAACTTTTGCTTTCTTAATGTGTTGAATGGTTAATCGGGTATTTTAACTCTGAAATGTTTATCACTTaagtttaaaattattaaattagAAAAAATTAAACACACCATTTCTTTGAAATAAGAAGAATGAAGGAAAGAAAGGTAGGCCACTTGGTGCACTTTTGGTGAATTAGCGAGCAGTTAATGATATCGTTGAAAATAAACTTGATGTATTCTCGTGTGAaaatttgatgataataataaaggcCATCACAAGTCAAAAGGAAGACATGATGAAGGGAAAGTAAGAGGTCCCTTTCATCCTACTATATAACTTCTTGTTGCTCGTCCGCCAATTTAATtctaactagtttataacccgcgcattCGCGGGTATTTTATCATACAAAATTCTTAAAATATATTGTTAATAAGTTATTTATGTTAATGAGATAAGTAATAGTAGTGCAATATATTTGCATAATAAATCAACAAATATCAAATGGACGTTAAAAATGAGTTGATATAAATCAAGTTTTTTGAATTTGAAAAAATATACAAATTTACCTAACATATTTAGATACTTACTAATCTTCAACGTGTTTACATAACTTAGAAAAACCTTACAAACATGAGGTGTTTGAGGTAATTGAGTTGTTTAGTACCTTTTTGGCATCCGTCTCTTGACAGTATCTCTCCAAAATAGAGATAAAAGAAAGTATGACATTACGATCAATTCTGAGGCGAGAGCTAAGCCATGGAAATAAAGTCTTGGGGCAAGGATCAACACGAATGGCAGCATGGACCTTTTTGTAAACCTCTTCAAGGCTATCTGGTTCAAACCGAGACTTGATTTAGTTAGAAGACTGTTTCTGGTATTTCTCTGGTTCATTTTCGATCAACATATGTTCATTCAAGAAAAGATAAATTAAGGACAAACTGATACACGAGAACATATATAAGTGAACGAACGTGACTAACAATAAATAGGTATTTTATAAAACAAACATGACTAACAGTTAAAAAGGTtatgtatatacataaaaaaaaatgaTGTACACATATATAAGTGAAAGGAACAAAAAACCATGAGAAGTGCTCACGTTCAAGTAGGCGGCAATGTGGCCACCATAGATGTACTTGCGGTGACCTTCAGAATCAAGGCTTTTACCATCCTTGCTTTAACCATCTAACCTCTTCTCACCGTAAGGCATTTCTAGTCCACCATCCAAAACATACCAAAACATGTTATTAATGAGCCTAATATATGACTAAGACCCAAAACATTAAACGACATAACCGGTTTTTCCTTTGTTAGTAATACTTTTCTCATAATTGTCACGTGATAAGATCTTCTTAATATAATTATCATGTCCGATTCTTAGCCAATATAATTCTAATTTTTACATCTATTTATGGGTAACAACTTTAATGCCCTCAGCGAAGAACGGGTAATTGATACGTTTTAACTAAATTTGTCCCATACAGCCCGACCCGACCATTTTGTTACCACTAAAAACCAAAGATTAAAATAGTTTTGCGGGAAAAAATGTTTTGTCAAAAAGATATTATATGGGATAAGAATTTCACCAGCTACAATTGTAAAACGATTTCTACCATCTTAAGAATACTTACCAGCTTTATTAATGAAAGCAAAGACGATAGGTCACGCGTGCTGGCTGCAATTCCTACAACCGCTATCATGATGAGTCTAATGAAGCTCAATGACAGTTCCCCACAAACTTAAGGCAGCCTGTACAGTTAGTGATGAAACATTGTTAATGGTACATCAATAAACTTTCAAAGTCACAACTTCATAAAATACGCCCTCATCTTCATTGCTTTCTGATTAATATCTTACAGGAACAAATTCATTATCTACATCTATCCTGATTCCctatcaaaaaaataaaataaaataaataaataaactaaaaccTACTTCAATGAAAATTATACACAAAATTGATATAAAAAAAACCCAATTAGTTCATCTGTATAAGGACATATAAAAGACAAAATGAAAACAACATCTCATGCATACATATATGTTTATAATGACATGTGGATCTTAAGCTTAATTACCAAACAACTTTAAGCATACACAATTATTATCATAGTTGGTACCTGGATAAGAGCGTTATAATATCATTAGAAATAGCTTTTGTATCTTGGAATATAACAAAGAAACCCTTTGAAGTCCTCATCAACATTTAAAAAATTACTTTATAAAAGTCATCCACCAGCTGTTAAATGGTTGAAGCATCAGTAGGCCATCTACCTTGCAGCCAGAAACATGAAGAATATAAAGAATGACATCACATTTAgccacaaaaatatatataaagctttcaaaaatatatataaagttttcAAAAAAATTAAGTTTATCAACGTATCACATCGCAATAAAGTCATATAATTAGCATAactaaattattaataaaaatcaacAATAGAACCATCACTAAGAGCCTAGTGGTTCAGGCCCATAGTTAACAAAATATTGTAAAATGGAATCTTATACAATCAAATGTAACAAAAAATTATTGTGACTTAAAGTAAATGAACAATATCTTATTTAAGAAAAAGCAGTTTTTATCACCTGAAAGAGCAAGCTCGTCCATAACTAAGGTGTTCGTCCATAGGGTGAGTACCATATCCTTCTTCTTATGCTATATAATATAGAGTATGACTATTTCCATTCAACTGCAATATAAAATAAAGCAATTACAAACATATGTTGATGGAATCATAAAACAAAATGTTTCCAAGTGGTAACCCAGGTACTGAAAATAGATTCAACTTGCATTAATCGATTTCAAGTCATGGGTTTGAATATTTCAGCTACGGTTATTGGTGGCGCGCTCACAATAAAAGAAATCAAATCTTGAAATTTACCAGCAAAAGTTGCAACATATTGTATGTCGATTCGTAATCCTTCTAAACGACATATCAGCTGCACAAAAGAGATTTTTATGTAAGCATGTAGAATGTCTTACATCAGATGATTTATAACAGTTAAATAACAGAAACCAACCACTAACAAAACTTAATAAGCTCAACTTTATAGAAACCCTAACCCTATTTGAAACCATAAATTGATACAAAAGATGAttacgttgaaatgtcccgttcatattgattataaacgttccatattaattgatttcgtcgcgaggttttgacctctagatgagacgtttttcaaagactgcattcatttttaaaacaaccataacctttattttatcgataaaggtttaaaaaaagcattacgtagattatcaaataatgataatctaaaatataccgtttcaaCGATcatcacataatggtttacaataagaatatattacatcaaaaataagtttcttgaatgcagtttttacataatatcatacaagcatggactccaaatcttgtccttattgtagtatgcaacagcggaagctcttaataatcacctgagaataaacatgcttaaaacgtcaacaaaaatattggtgaattataggtttaacctatatattatcaaatcataataatagaccacacgatttcatatttcaatatacatcccatacatagagataaaattcattcatatggtgaacacctggtaaccgacattaacaagatgcatataagaatattccctatcattccgggaaatccttcggacatgataaaaacgaattcgaagtactaaagcatccggtactttggatggggttcgttaggcccaatagatctatctttaggattcgcgttaattagtagatcggtttactaattcttaggctaccaagcaaaaggggcatattcggcttcgatcattcacccatataatgtagtttcatttacttgtgtctatttcgtaaaacatttataaaactgcatgtattctcatcccaaaatattagattttaaaagtgggactataactcactttcacagatttttacttcgtcgggaagtaagacttggccactggtcgattcacgaacctataacaaatatgtacatatatatcaaagtatgttcaaaatataattacaacatttttaatacgttttactgttttaaatttattaagtcagctgtcctcgttagtaacctataactagttgtccacaattagatgtacagaaataaatcgatatatattatcttgaatcaatccacgacccagtgtatacacgtctcaggctagatcacaactcaaagtatatatatttttgaaatcaacctcaaccctgtatagctaactcccacattactgcatatagagtgtctatggttgttccaaataatatatatacatgggtcgatatgatatgtcaaaacatttgcatacgtgtctatggtatcccaagattacataatatattagaatacatgtataatacaatataagttagctaggatatgattaatatagatttgttaccaattttcacgtagctacaacaagaaaaattatccaatcttgttttacccataacttcttccttttaaatccgttttgagtgaatcaaattgctatggtttcatattgaaatctattttatgaatctaaatagaaaagtataggtttatagtcagaaatataagttacaagtcgtttttgtaaaggtagtcatttcagtcgaaagaacgacgtctagatgaccattttaaaaaacatactttcactttgagtttaaccatgatttttggatatagtttcatgttcataagaaagatcattttcccagaagaacaacttttaaatcaaagtttaacatagtttttaattaactaacccaaaacagcccgcggtgttactacgacggcgtatatccggtttacggtgtttttcgtgttttacggttttaaatcattaagttagcatatcatatagatatagaacatgtgtttagttgattttaaaagtcaagttagaaggattaacttttgtttgcgaacaagtttagaattaactaaactatgttctagtgattacaagtttaaaccttcgaataagatagctttatatgtatgaatcgaatgatgttatgaacatcattactacctcaagttttctggataaagctactggaaatgagaaaaatggatctagcttcaaaggatccttggatggcttgaaagttcttgaagcagaatcatgacacgaaaacagttcaagtaagattttcactcgaaataagattgttatagttgtagaaattgaatcaaagtttgaatatgaatattaccttgaattagaaagataaactactgtaaataataaaggttccttgatcttagatgattacttggaatggattagaaagcttggaagtagacttgcaaacttggaagtattcttgatttttatgaaactatacttatggaatttatgaagaacacttagaacttgaagatggaacttgagagagatcaattagatgaagaaaattgaagaatgaaagtgtttgtaggtgtttttggtcgttggtatatggactagatataaaggatatgtaattttgttttcatgtaaataagtcatgaatgattactcatatttttgtaattttatgagatatttcatgctagttgccaaattatggttcccacatgtgttaggtgactcacatgggctgctaagagctgataattggagtgtatatactaatagtacatacatctaaaagctgtgtattgtacgagtacgaatacgggtgcatacgagtaaaattgttgatgaaactgaacgaggatgtaattgtaagcatttttgttaagtagaagtattttgataagtgtcttgaagtctttcaaaagtgtatgaatacatattaaaatactacatatatatacattttaactgagtcgttaagtcatcgttagtcgttacatgtaaatgttgttttgaaacctttaggttaacgatcttgttaaatgttgttaactcattgtttattatatcaaatgagatgttaaattgttacattatcatgatattatgatatataatatatcttagtatgatatatatacagttaaatgtcgttacaatgataatcgttacatatatatctcgtttcgaaatcattaagttagtagtcttatttttacatatgtagttcattgttaatacacttaatgatatatttacttatcatttaatataattaaccaagtgtatcaatatcttaatatgattcatatgtacctagtaagacgttgttataacgataatcgttatatatatcgtttttgagttttttaatttaataaactcaattttatgtatttttctcattgttaaaatacctaatgagatacttacttatcattatatcatgttaactatatatataatcatatatatgtcatcatatagtttttacaagttttaacgttcgtgaatcaccggttaacttgggtggtcaattgtctatatgaaacctatttcaattaatcaagtcttaacaagtttgattgcttaacatgttagaaacacttaatcatgtaaatatcaattttatttaatatatataaacatggaaaagttcgggtcactatagtacctacctgttaaataaatttcgtcccgaaattttaagcagttggaggtgttgacgtatcttctggaaataagtgcgggtatttcttcttcatctgatcttctcgttcccaggtgaactcaggtcctctacgagcattccatcgaaccttaacaattggtatcttgttttgtttaagtctattaacctcacgatccattatttcgaagggttcttcgatgaattgaagtttttcgttgatttggatttcgtctaacggaatagtgagatcttctttagcaaaacatttcttcaaattcgagacgtggaaagtgttatgtacagccgcgagttattgaggtaact comes from Rutidosis leptorrhynchoides isolate AG116_Rl617_1_P2 chromosome 4, CSIRO_AGI_Rlap_v1, whole genome shotgun sequence and encodes:
- the LOC139845326 gene encoding uncharacterized protein, which encodes MGTRTIIWNFFKKAVPAALVGITVTDRYGGVCRIRGSSMSPTLNPSLGSFTDDFAFLEKFCLDKYKFAHGDVVVFSDPTDFKKRGVKRIVAMEGEYISNMNGSAIKVPDGHCWVEGDNSAFSVDSRSYGPIPLGLILGRATHIVWPPHRMSKIDRRIPHEGLAL